The Meleagris gallopavo isolate NT-WF06-2002-E0010 breed Aviagen turkey brand Nicholas breeding stock chromosome 10, Turkey_5.1, whole genome shotgun sequence genome contains a region encoding:
- the LOC100545530 gene encoding armadillo-like helical domain containing protein 1 isoform X1: MVLLFLNSGCERGFRIGQRYTGGFSNAEEIMTSVKEQEAIRKLMIFLQEWDNAHKAARSHILDNFIRSNNGKTEPELELEFSQGASLFLARLAAWLRMTYMYSTCINKLLKSIGVFLSAASGRRYIIEFLEIGGVLMLLEILGLNHLKEEDKRESVKLLQLIADAGRKYKELICESYGVRSLAELLATCSSAEAQEEVQILLASLGRGNPKYQNQVYSGLLAVLPHGSPHAQQLALQTLHSMQELLGETPSAVVAPLLAVLGSAHPEVQYEGTSRPAAWGQGRSARGSVGGR; encoded by the exons ATGGTGCTGCTATTTCTGAATAGCGGCTGTGAGCGCGGCTTTCGAATAGGACAGCGTTATACCGGCGGCTTCTCCAAC GCAGAAGAGATCATGACATCTGTCAAAGAGCAGGAGGCCATCAGGAAGCTCATGATTTTCCTGCAAGAATGGGACAATGCTCACAAAGCTGCTCGAAGCCACATCCTAGACAACTTCATTAGAAGCAATAATGGCAAGACAGAAccagagctggagctggagtTCTCCCAGGGAGCTAGCTTGTTTCTGGCTCGCCTGGCAGCATGGCTGAGGATGAC CTACATGTACAGCACGTGCATCAACAAGCTGCTCAAGTCCATTGGCGTCTTCTTATCTGCTGCAAGCGG ACGCAGATACATTATTGAATTTCTGGAGATTGGAGGTGTCTTGATGCTCCTGGAAATACTAGGGCTGAACCACCTGAAAGAAGAGGACAAAAGAGAGTCTGTAAAGCTGCTTCAGCTCATTGCAGATGCTGGCAGGAAGTACAAGGAGCTCATTTGTGAAAGCTACG GTGTGCGATCccttgctgagctgctggccacctgcagctcagcagaggcTCAGGAGGAGGTGCAGATCCTGCTGGCCTCTCTGGGCCGCGGCAACCCCAAGTACCAGAACCAAGTGTACAGCGGGCTGCTGGCAGTGTTGCCACACGGTTCTCCTCATGCCCagcagctggctctgcagaCACTGCACAGCATGCAG gagctgctgggagagaCTCCCTCGGCTGTAGTGGCGCCGCTACTGGCGGTGCTGGGCTCGGCGCACCCCGAGGTGCAGTACGAAGGTACGAGCCGTCCCGCTGCCTGGGGGCAGGGCAGGTCCGCGCGGGGCTCCGTGGGCGGTCGTTAG
- the LOC100545530 gene encoding armadillo-like helical domain containing protein 1 isoform X2 has product MARIPEVFNMMAEEIMTSVKEQEAIRKLMIFLQEWDNAHKAARSHILDNFIRSNNGKTEPELELEFSQGASLFLARLAAWLRMTYMYSTCINKLLKSIGVFLSAASGRRYIIEFLEIGGVLMLLEILGLNHLKEEDKRESVKLLQLIADAGRKYKELICESYGVRSLAELLATCSSAEAQEEVQILLASLGRGNPKYQNQVYSGLLAVLPHGSPHAQQLALQTLHSMQELLGETPSAVVAPLLAVLGSAHPEVQYEGTSRPAAWGQGRSARGSVGGR; this is encoded by the exons ATGGCTAGAATTCCAGAGGTCTTCAATATGATG GCAGAAGAGATCATGACATCTGTCAAAGAGCAGGAGGCCATCAGGAAGCTCATGATTTTCCTGCAAGAATGGGACAATGCTCACAAAGCTGCTCGAAGCCACATCCTAGACAACTTCATTAGAAGCAATAATGGCAAGACAGAAccagagctggagctggagtTCTCCCAGGGAGCTAGCTTGTTTCTGGCTCGCCTGGCAGCATGGCTGAGGATGAC CTACATGTACAGCACGTGCATCAACAAGCTGCTCAAGTCCATTGGCGTCTTCTTATCTGCTGCAAGCGG ACGCAGATACATTATTGAATTTCTGGAGATTGGAGGTGTCTTGATGCTCCTGGAAATACTAGGGCTGAACCACCTGAAAGAAGAGGACAAAAGAGAGTCTGTAAAGCTGCTTCAGCTCATTGCAGATGCTGGCAGGAAGTACAAGGAGCTCATTTGTGAAAGCTACG GTGTGCGATCccttgctgagctgctggccacctgcagctcagcagaggcTCAGGAGGAGGTGCAGATCCTGCTGGCCTCTCTGGGCCGCGGCAACCCCAAGTACCAGAACCAAGTGTACAGCGGGCTGCTGGCAGTGTTGCCACACGGTTCTCCTCATGCCCagcagctggctctgcagaCACTGCACAGCATGCAG gagctgctgggagagaCTCCCTCGGCTGTAGTGGCGCCGCTACTGGCGGTGCTGGGCTCGGCGCACCCCGAGGTGCAGTACGAAGGTACGAGCCGTCCCGCTGCCTGGGGGCAGGGCAGGTCCGCGCGGGGCTCCGTGGGCGGTCGTTAG
- the LOC100545530 gene encoding armadillo-like helical domain containing protein 1 isoform X3: MTSVKEQEAIRKLMIFLQEWDNAHKAARSHILDNFIRSNNGKTEPELELEFSQGASLFLARLAAWLRMTYMYSTCINKLLKSIGVFLSAASGRRYIIEFLEIGGVLMLLEILGLNHLKEEDKRESVKLLQLIADAGRKYKELICESYGVRSLAELLATCSSAEAQEEVQILLASLGRGNPKYQNQVYSGLLAVLPHGSPHAQQLALQTLHSMQELLGETPSAVVAPLLAVLGSAHPEVQYEGTSRPAAWGQGRSARGSVGGR, encoded by the exons ATGACATCTGTCAAAGAGCAGGAGGCCATCAGGAAGCTCATGATTTTCCTGCAAGAATGGGACAATGCTCACAAAGCTGCTCGAAGCCACATCCTAGACAACTTCATTAGAAGCAATAATGGCAAGACAGAAccagagctggagctggagtTCTCCCAGGGAGCTAGCTTGTTTCTGGCTCGCCTGGCAGCATGGCTGAGGATGAC CTACATGTACAGCACGTGCATCAACAAGCTGCTCAAGTCCATTGGCGTCTTCTTATCTGCTGCAAGCGG ACGCAGATACATTATTGAATTTCTGGAGATTGGAGGTGTCTTGATGCTCCTGGAAATACTAGGGCTGAACCACCTGAAAGAAGAGGACAAAAGAGAGTCTGTAAAGCTGCTTCAGCTCATTGCAGATGCTGGCAGGAAGTACAAGGAGCTCATTTGTGAAAGCTACG GTGTGCGATCccttgctgagctgctggccacctgcagctcagcagaggcTCAGGAGGAGGTGCAGATCCTGCTGGCCTCTCTGGGCCGCGGCAACCCCAAGTACCAGAACCAAGTGTACAGCGGGCTGCTGGCAGTGTTGCCACACGGTTCTCCTCATGCCCagcagctggctctgcagaCACTGCACAGCATGCAG gagctgctgggagagaCTCCCTCGGCTGTAGTGGCGCCGCTACTGGCGGTGCTGGGCTCGGCGCACCCCGAGGTGCAGTACGAAGGTACGAGCCGTCCCGCTGCCTGGGGGCAGGGCAGGTCCGCGCGGGGCTCCGTGGGCGGTCGTTAG
- the TMEM53 gene encoding transmembrane protein 53, translated as MYSQKGCTVIRYTAPWRTIFFAESFGFKSLHTPAKRLLELLFDYSIENRPVLFHVFSNGGAMLYRYIIEALHTQQPFKNLKVAGTVFDSAPGRRNLRGALRALATVLASTNMLLRYLLMLTFATTVVVLRILLYPLTRFIHESHYDALLKAPSRWPELYLYSQADAIINASDVKHMADARQQLGVSVKAVDFTDSAHVSHLRVYPTYYSTLCTTFLSDCVRALPR; from the exons ATGTACAGTCAGAAG GGGTGCACTGTCATCCGCTACACAGCTCCATGGAGGACGATATTCTTCGCTGAGAGCTTTGGCTTCAAATCCCTCCACACCCCAGCCAAGAGACTCCTGGAGCTGCTCTTTGACTACAGCATTGAGAACAGGCCGGTGCTTTTCCACGTCTTTAGCAATGGTGGTGCCATGCTCTACCGTTACATCATTGAGGCACTTCACACTCAGCAGCCCTTTAAGAACCTCAAAGTCGCAGGCACTGTTTTTGATAGCGCCCCTGGCAGAAGGAATTTGAGAGGAGCCCTTCGTGCCTTGGCAACTGTCCTAGCATCCACGAACATGCTGCTCAGGTATCTCCTTATGCTCACTTTTGCTACTACAGTTGTCGTGCTGCGGATCCTGCTGTACCCACTGACTCGCTTCATCCACGAGAGCCACTACGATGCCCTGCTGAAGGCACCCTCCCGGTGGCCTGAGCTTTACCTCTACTCCCAGGCAGATGCCATCATCAATGCCAGTGATGTTAAGCACATGGCTGACGCACGGCAGCAGCTCGGTGTCTCCGTGAAGGCCGTAGACTTCACAGATTCAGCTCACGTCAGCCACCTGCGGGTGTATCCCACCTACTACAGCACCCTCTGTACGACTTTCCTGTCTGACTGCGTCAGGGCTTTGCCTCGTTAG